One genomic window of Chitinophagaceae bacterium includes the following:
- a CDS encoding pyridoxal phosphate-dependent aminotransferase gives MPYISQKGRSMPASPIRKLVPYAEKAKQQGRKVYHLNIGQPDIETPPQVFEAMRNINFKVLEYSHSAGIESYRRKLATYYKRYDIDVDIADLLITTGGSEAITFGIMSTLDAGDEIIIPEPFYANYNGFAVAAGVVIKPITSTIENGFALPPISAFEKVITPKTKAILICNPNNPTGYLYSPEELLQLKDLVLEHDLFLFVDEVYRDFCYDGKKHFSVLNITGLEENVVVIDSVSKRFSMCGARVGNLISRNKKVIETVLKFAQARLSPPTFGQIASEAALDVAPEYFAGVKAEYISRRNLMVKTMNDIPGVLCPNPGGAFYTIARLPIDDSDKFCQWLLESFAHNNETVMLAPATGFYATKGLGLDEVRIAYVLNNNDMQKAFECLRQALLVYPGRR, from the coding sequence ATGCCATACATTTCACAAAAGGGCCGGAGCATGCCGGCATCTCCAATACGCAAACTGGTTCCGTATGCTGAAAAGGCCAAGCAGCAGGGAAGAAAAGTATATCACCTCAATATTGGTCAGCCGGATATTGAAACGCCGCCGCAGGTTTTTGAAGCGATGCGTAATATTAATTTCAAGGTGTTGGAATACAGTCATTCCGCAGGTATAGAAAGTTACCGTCGAAAACTGGCAACTTATTATAAGCGATATGATATCGACGTTGATATCGCTGATTTACTCATCACTACGGGAGGATCTGAAGCTATCACTTTTGGCATTATGTCAACGCTGGATGCAGGAGATGAAATAATTATTCCTGAACCTTTCTATGCGAATTACAATGGATTTGCAGTGGCAGCAGGTGTGGTGATAAAACCTATTACTTCTACTATTGAAAATGGTTTTGCTTTACCACCCATTTCAGCTTTTGAGAAGGTGATTACTCCAAAGACCAAAGCAATCCTGATTTGCAATCCCAACAATCCAACCGGTTACCTTTATTCACCGGAAGAGTTATTGCAACTGAAGGACCTCGTGCTGGAACATGACCTCTTCCTGTTTGTGGACGAAGTGTACCGCGACTTTTGTTATGATGGGAAAAAGCATTTCTCGGTGTTGAATATTACGGGGTTGGAAGAAAACGTGGTAGTGATTGATTCTGTGTCCAAAAGATTCAGTATGTGCGGCGCAAGGGTAGGGAACCTGATTTCGAGAAATAAGAAGGTTATTGAAACAGTATTGAAGTTTGCACAGGCAAGGTTAAGTCCGCCTACTTTCGGGCAGATTGCATCGGAAGCTGCATTGGATGTAGCACCTGAATATTTTGCAGGCGTTAAGGCGGAATACATCAGCCGGAGAAACCTGATGGTAAAAACGATGAATGACATTCCGGGTGTATTGTGTCCGAATCCGGGAGGTGCATTTTATACTATTGCCCGGCTTCCGATAGATGACAGCGATAAGTTTTGCCAGTGGCTGCTCGAATCATTTGCTCATAATAATGAAACCGTAATGCTTGCACCAGCCACCGGATTCTATGCCACCAAAGGTTTAGGGCTCGATGAGGTACGCATAGCTTATGTGTTGAATAACAATGATATGCAAAAGGCATTTGAATGCCTGAGGCAGGCACTGCTTGTTTATCCCGGCAGGAGATAA
- a CDS encoding T9SS type A sorting domain-containing protein, translated as MMKLYRVVLNVILLTVIAIGLSAHHVRAQCSGLVCNSGNCINGDDWYLISDSNVIIDDFITGFPTAAFTSAASTNLITIKNIPMAVYGPDKMYNSTSEKTFYIDLYFPKSFYNESKKYPVIIYLNGGGFLNTNKEKLTETATRFAAKGFVVAAMNYRTGRLNDSTNLCGGDAIATQALFRAIQDCRVAMRTVKAISSKFTNVNGDYHYDQDGADKFLYLPFIDANKIIIGGESAGSVTVLTTAYYDACDIDEAINYDHALSPTAFKCGSSSAYTCNSVSSNFDFTFDETENASPECKVDFFFPSSNSNYLAAPMNKIKAVIDVKGGVPENYIGHCSDPHCPTSDAGCFGCNSTPSNLTAKYVANTKSDKIPLIAFHGINDQTVPYYHRYQSTYENTTDLINYIDLDNQGCRPYKCTNNNPFPAKAFLFGSRKIYQRLLNKGVCAALFGEPGSDHTFDGDGITRSFIVNQSTLFIKSLAFCGDNCQPVFDEDITWSADAGSINLSSCSGKNIEIQVALTNLNAVGGAIISSFEVQPVLFKVQDPTNNLINFKKMDKDGPYKITDDDFIQFNFEDQLGQNYINAGSTKTITLKKLIASANINPSADNNYTVKLRLRNPNGSDYHSYVDCSVNVPNVLADIQKSGFADCVKLSDMEMIIKKAVVVYPNPSSDQFIITLAETPVSIIILDMEGRIIESIALNGDEMMFSLGNNYRSGMYFLRVTFEDGTSVVEKLVKVGSGEW; from the coding sequence ATGATGAAACTTTACCGCGTTGTTCTGAATGTTATTTTACTGACAGTTATAGCAATTGGATTATCTGCACACCATGTTCGTGCGCAATGCAGTGGATTGGTTTGCAATTCAGGAAATTGCATTAACGGTGATGATTGGTATCTCATTAGTGACAGCAATGTTATTATCGATGATTTTATTACCGGGTTCCCAACTGCTGCTTTCACTTCTGCTGCAAGCACCAACCTGATTACCATTAAAAATATTCCAATGGCTGTCTATGGGCCCGATAAAATGTACAACAGTACGTCGGAAAAGACCTTCTATATTGATCTTTATTTTCCTAAAAGCTTTTACAATGAGTCGAAGAAATACCCGGTGATCATTTATCTGAATGGCGGTGGATTTCTGAATACCAATAAAGAGAAACTGACTGAAACAGCCACACGCTTTGCTGCAAAAGGATTTGTGGTTGCTGCTATGAACTATCGAACGGGCAGGTTGAATGATTCGACAAATCTGTGTGGTGGCGATGCAATCGCAACACAGGCATTGTTCAGAGCGATACAGGATTGCAGGGTCGCCATGCGAACAGTGAAAGCGATATCTTCTAAATTCACGAATGTGAATGGTGATTATCATTACGATCAGGACGGTGCTGACAAGTTTCTTTATTTGCCTTTTATTGATGCCAATAAGATCATTATTGGCGGTGAGAGTGCAGGTTCGGTTACGGTACTTACAACAGCTTATTATGATGCATGCGATATTGATGAAGCTATAAACTATGACCATGCACTTAGCCCAACGGCATTCAAGTGCGGCAGCAGTTCTGCTTATACATGTAATAGTGTGTCCTCTAATTTTGATTTTACATTTGATGAAACAGAGAATGCCAGTCCAGAGTGCAAGGTTGATTTCTTCTTTCCTTCTTCTAATAGCAATTACCTGGCGGCACCCATGAATAAAATTAAAGCAGTGATTGACGTGAAAGGAGGAGTGCCTGAGAATTACATCGGGCATTGTTCTGATCCTCATTGTCCGACGAGTGATGCGGGATGTTTCGGATGCAATTCAACACCTTCCAACCTGACCGCAAAATATGTAGCCAATACGAAGAGCGACAAGATTCCACTCATTGCATTTCATGGAATCAACGATCAGACTGTTCCTTACTATCACCGGTATCAGTCTACCTATGAGAATACTACTGATCTTATCAATTATATTGACCTTGATAATCAAGGTTGCCGTCCTTATAAATGCACTAACAACAATCCTTTTCCTGCTAAGGCATTTTTATTTGGGTCAAGAAAAATTTATCAGCGACTGTTGAATAAAGGGGTTTGCGCAGCATTATTTGGTGAACCCGGAAGCGACCATACTTTTGACGGAGATGGCATAACACGTTCTTTCATTGTTAACCAATCTACTTTATTCATAAAGAGTCTTGCTTTCTGCGGTGATAATTGTCAACCCGTTTTTGATGAAGACATAACCTGGTCAGCTGATGCAGGCTCAATCAATTTAAGCAGTTGTTCAGGAAAGAACATTGAAATACAAGTAGCTCTTACCAACCTGAATGCGGTGGGTGGTGCTATTATTTCCAGCTTTGAAGTTCAACCCGTTCTTTTTAAGGTGCAGGATCCAACGAATAACCTGATCAATTTTAAAAAGATGGATAAGGATGGACCGTATAAAATAACCGATGATGATTTCATTCAGTTTAATTTCGAAGATCAGTTGGGACAGAATTATATTAATGCGGGAAGTACAAAAACCATCACACTAAAAAAGTTAATAGCTTCTGCGAACATCAATCCTTCGGCAGATAACAACTATACAGTTAAGTTGCGGCTGCGCAATCCGAACGGATCAGATTATCACAGTTATGTTGACTGTTCTGTGAATGTTCCCAACGTTTTAGCTGACATTCAAAAGAGTGGTTTCGCTGATTGTGTGAAGCTTTCGGATATGGAAATGATTATTAAAAAGGCCGTAGTGGTTTATCCGAATCCATCCTCCGATCAGTTTATTATTACGTTGGCTGAAACACCGGTCAGCATCATTATTTTGGATATGGAGGGAAGAATTATAGAATCAATTGCTTTGAATGGAGATGAAATGATGTTTAGTCTTGGAAATAATTATCGTAGCGGGATGTATTTTTTGCGGGTGACTTTTGAGGATGGGACGTCGGTGGTGGAAAAGTTGGTTAAGGTGGGGAGTGGTGAGTGGTGA